One genomic segment of Impatiens glandulifera chromosome 6, dImpGla2.1, whole genome shotgun sequence includes these proteins:
- the LOC124942203 gene encoding ribosome production factor 2 homolog, which translates to MMDIKTPKTARGKREVEKRAPKLEENGKKTLILHGTKTSNVINALLTDIYHLKKGNAIKYSRRNDNIRPFEIGGETSLAFFSLKTDCSLIVFGSHSKKRPNNLIIGRTYDHQIYNLVEVGVENFKSMESFSYDRKIAPKTGSKPFFAFIGEGFENVEELKHLKEVLLDLFRGEVVSNLNLAGLDRVYVCTAVSPNKVFMSHCAIRLKKSGSIVPRMELVEVGPSMDFVMRRNRFPDEGLRKESMKKPSEVNKKRKVKNVTGDAIQGKFGKIYIPDQKVGEKTLPYKAKGMKRERREGKTKEELKNKKLKLASY; encoded by the exons ATGATGGACATAAAAACTCCGAAAACTGCAAGAGGCAAAAGGGAGGTTGAGAAACGTGCCCCAAAACTC GAGGAAAATGGAAAGAAGACTCTTATTCTACATGGAACGAAAACGAGCAATGTTATTAATGCATTGTTGACTGATATTTATCATCTTAAGAAGGGTAATGCAATCAAGTACTCGAGAAGGAATGATAATATCAGACCATTTGAGATTGGTGGTGAAACTTCTTTGGCATTTTTCTCTCTGAAAACTGACTGCAGCCTTATTGTG TTTGGTTCTCATTCTAAGAAGCGACCGAACAATCTCATCATAGGACGTACATATGATCACCAAATATACAATCTAGTTGAAGTTGGGGTGGAAAATTTCAAAAGCATGGAGTCGTTCTCGTACGATAGGAAAATAGCTCCCAAAACAGGTTCCAAACCGTTCTTTGCTTTTATCGGAGAAGGATTTGAGAATGTCGAAGAATTGAAACATTTGAAGGAGGTTTTGCTTGATCTTTTCCGAGGCGAG GTTGTGTCAAACTTAAATCTTGCTGGATTAGATCGCGTTTACGTATGCACTGCTGTATCTCCAAACAAAGTATTCATGTCTCATTGTGCAATTCGGTTAAAAAAATCGGGCAGCATAGTCCCGAGGATGGAACTTGTGGAAGTTGGGCCTTCAATGGATTTTGTGATGAGAAGAAACCGATTTCCTGATGAAGGTTTAAGGAAAGAATCTATGAAGAAACCTTCTGAAGTAAACAAGAAGAGAAAG GTGAAAAATGTGACCGGGGATGCTATTCAAGGGAAGTTTGGGAAGATTTATATTCCGGATCAAAAG GTTGGAGAGAAGACTTTACCTTATAAAGCAAAGGGAATGAAACGGGAGCGAAGAGAAGGTAAAACGAAGGAAGAGTTGAAGAATAAGAAGCTTAAACTTGCCTCCTACTGA
- the LOC124942480 gene encoding uncharacterized protein LOC124942480 gives MAWRGSLSRSLLSTARSSTIRSSPAAAPRLRPPSLPTPGLQSRRLSFSNLRNLGQLGCAQSLMPLCAGTGLTSHLSSNVRAFCELSHGTFFRTCQDR, from the exons ATGGCTTGGCGTGGTTCTCTTTCCCGATCGCTACTCTCAACCGCTAGGTCTTCTACAATCCGATCATCTCCGGCCGCCGCTCCCCGTCTACGACCACCGTCTCTTCCCACTCCCGGACTTCAATCCCGCCGCCTTTCATTTTCCAATCTCAG GAATTTGGGGCAATTAGGATGCGCGCAATCTCTGATGCCGCTTTGTGCTGGAACGGGTCTCACTTCGCATCTATCTTCTAACGTGCGAGCTTTCTGCGAGCTGTCACATGGTACCTTCTTCCGCACTTGTCAGGATCGCTAG